The Miscanthus floridulus cultivar M001 chromosome 6, ASM1932011v1, whole genome shotgun sequence genomic interval taaaaacatattttggataTCTAGAATAAAATTCTGATGCCAAATTAAATACGAAAATCTCAATCTTATCTGGGCTCAATCTTCTAGGCCCTGGCGAAGCTAGCATGCTCTGGTTGTGTCCCAAGTCTACCCGATAATTTTAGGCTTGCTCCAGATTTGAAGCCCACGTTCCTTTTTTTTAATTAAACAAATAACccaacttctaaaattcatataTGACACATCAAACTCCGATTGACTTAGTTAATTTTCCTAAATTCATATAAATTCAAGATAAACCACTTATATTTTTTTTGCTAAATAATATTTTATGAGGATTTATATGTATTTTTACCATTTATTGGAATTACTTCCTGTTAGAACAACATGTACTACAAAAAATCTTTAAATAAAATATAAAGAAATATTTATAAATATATGAgtaatttttaaaattttaatacAATAGACAAATTTGGACGGATAGTTTAAATGTTTTATAGTTAGTTTATAATTTTTTAAACTTAATAATACCCAAATTTCTTTGAAATTACAAAAATGGGTAGGGGATCAAACCACTTCCCCATGGCATCATAAAAAGTTACATGAAGAAAAAcaaaaggagttcatcgtttccTTCATTCACATTCATTTCATAGCACGAGGTCCTAATCTTCTTTCTACTAAGTACTATCTAGCAAGTTTTAAAGTGGCTAATAGTTAGCTTCCCATTTTTTGCATGCAAAAATTATTTAGAATTGATTCAATTTGTTTGTTTGCATAAATAATTTTATTACATTTTTTTGGAAATAATTTAATTATGTGGAGGTTGTGCATCTTTTAATGTTGATCGAGAGTTGTCCTTCCTCCTCCATCTAATGGTGTGGAGACGACTGCCTCGGTGGTGTCTGCCCGAGCGGTCGACGATCTATTTGCgacaacaaaattggatttttcattttatgatttttctgtgatttactatgattttcaaatattcagccgaaataaataaaaaagacaaagacaaaaccgcctttgaaaaccgcttataaccggttAGGGAGGTAAAACAAATTCTTTTAAAAGTTTAGGAAAGTGATTTATCTAGTTATAGGGTTTAGGGAGGAAAAACAGGCTATCGTAAAAATTGATGAGGTAACGTGGACTTTTCGCTCTGAAATACCTCAATGTGCAAATTCTCTCTGGGCCAGGCCAATTGGACGGTGAACTGGCCCGAGCGAAACCCACGCATTCTTCTCCTCCCGCTCCGGCCCAATCCGTTCACAcatccacctctctctctctcgcccgcgTCGCCGTCGAGATGCTTCGTGGCTCCGCCGCCCTCCTCCGCCGCTTCGCCCCTCATGTCTCGGGCGGTGGCTGCGGAAACACCACTCACCGGCGCCTCCCTCCTCCCATCGCTTCCTTCCTCCACGTCCGCTTCTTGTCTGCCCCGACCACCTCTTCCTCGCCGTCTTCTTCGTCCTCAGCTTTCGGCCACGACGAGGAGGCGGAGGACAGAGAGCTCCCCGAGATCTCCAATGGTGATGCAGGCGCTTCTCTCAGCATCTCCGTGGACCGCTCCGGCCTCTACAACCCTCCAGGTCCGCTCCGTCCGCCTCTTCTCTTTCACGAGCACTGGTGTCTGTTTGGGGTTTCTGATAGTAGGTGTTGTGCCAAAATGTGGCAGAGCACTCGCACGAGCCGTCGTCGGACTCCGAGCTCGTCAAGCACATCAAGAGCATCATAAAGGTGCCAGCTTCTGTTTCTATGTTAGACTCTGTTGCTCGCATTGGGGAAATGCTATTTATCTATTTCGATGTGATTATGGCGGCGTTAGTTTCGGAGTGGGCCAATCAGCATAGCCGAATACATGGAGGAGGTGCTGACGAACCCACAGTCAGGATTCTATATCAACCGTGATGTGTTTGGGGAATCAGGGGATTTCATCACCTCGCCGGAGGTCAGCCAGATGTTTGGAGAGGTAAAACTAATTATCACTAATCAATTGCTTTGTCAACACTATTGTGAAGAACATTGCGCTGTGCTGTATTTTGTTACTTAATCACGATCCAGTAATGAACTGTGTGTTTCAAGTATAACGTTGCGACCATAAGATGTGCTCTCTCTCTTTTTCAAACCAACGAAGCATTAATGAGATTCATGTACCAATTGTGCTGCTATTGCATTTCTTTGGCACAGATGATTGGTGTATGGGCAATGTGCCTCTTGGAGCAAATGGGAAAACCAGCAAAGGTGAATCTGATCGAGCTTGGCCCGGGACGAGGAACACTCTTGGCTGATTTACTCAGGGTATGTTTTATTGCTAGCTTCTATCATGTATGGAAGTTTCATTGTGTTGTTCTTACTTCTTAGCGGTTGCCTTATTTCAACAGGCCTCAGCAAAGTTTGTTGACTTCACCAAGGCACTCAGCATTAACTTAGTCGAGTGTAGCCCTACATTGCAAAAAATCCAGTATAATACTCTGAAATGTGAAGATGAACCTGTTGATGATGGCAAGAGAACAGTTAGCAAGCTTTGTGGAGCCCCCGTTTGTTGGCATGCCTCCCTCGAACAGGTTCCTTCAGGATGTATGAGGCTCTTTTCATTTCGAACTGGCTCTTTCACCTTCAACCTTTTGGTTTTGAATTAATGATCTCTATAGAAGTTGATATTGTTATAAACACTTGTATAATTGACTTCTACACAACCATTCATCTTAAGGTATattgggtaaaaatttgaggccATTTACCAAATGAGATTAGTGACAATTTTAGGGTCTGCTTATTTAATCAGAGTCAGTCGATTCCCTAGCTATAGTTAATATGAAAAATCACAAGTAGGTAATTCAAACATGCCCAGACACCCATACATATTTTATTGGGGTATGGAATCTGCCGTCATATATGACAAGGAGCAGCAATATTGGTTTATGAAACTGCGGTTTTACTTTTCTAAGGACTACCGACAATAACAGCTATTTGCCTCAACTTAAAGGGGTGTACCTAGTGCAaaaagctcccgctctgtgcggggtctggggaagagtgtcagtggcaagccttacccttgctTGTGCAATACTGTTAACGAATTCAGTTTTGATGGGAGTAAACTTAACCCACTCTTGTAGTTGTAGGTAAAGGTAAAATTGAGACTTGAACACAAGTGTTGGTACACCTTGTCACTGGTCTAAAGCATCTACCTTGCCATTGCTGATCGGCTAGTTTAATTAATTCATGCATGGAATATGAATAATTGTTCAACCTGATGATGGTCTAAGCCCTTTGTATCAAGTATCGGACAGTGTTCCATTTTGAAACTGTTTAAGTTCGTGTATTTGCCTTTTGTCAACTTCGTTTCTTTTTAAACTTCTTGATTGGGGGCTTTTATGTTTCTCGTATTTGTAACTATCTTATATGCAGCACCAACCATAATCATTGCACATGAATTCTATGATGCCTTACCGATCCATCAGTTTCAGGTTTGTTCCCATGATTAATTACCACAATTTCTTGTTGTGCTTATCCATTCACCAACTGAGTTTATAGTCATTGCGCTGAACaatccttctctctctctttttgcagaaagcatcACGTGGCTGGTGCGAAAAGATGGTGGATCTTGCAGAAGATTCCTCGTAAGCTTTACAGGTTACATTTATGTACTTTTAACCATAAGGAAATGTGTAATGCTTACTTTGCAGCAGGTTTCGGTTTGTTCTATCTCCCCATCCCACACCCTCTTTAATTTACCTCGCCAAGCGTTGTGGTTGGGCTAGCTCTGAGGAGCTTGAGAAGATTGAGCATATTGAAGTCTGCCCCAAAGCGATGGAGCTTACTGAACAAATTGCGGATAGAATTAGTTCAGATGGCGGAGGTGCTCTTATTATTGACTATGGAAAAAACGGAATAGTATCTGATAGTCTCCAGGTTTGGATTTTAAATCACTTCACTGTATCTAAAGTAAACTCAAAATGTTGCCTGTTTAGTACTACTGTAACATAAATTCTTGAAGCCTAGTAGCTAGTCTTTGTTGATTTCGTAGGCACATGCTCTCACAATCACACAAAAAAAAATGCTGATGTTGTGAATATTTTACAATACTTACTGTGGGTACATGGAAAATGGTATTTGAAGACAATATTGTGATTTTAATAGATTGTGTAAATATACTGCATTAGTAAATGATCAAAGTTGTGCTTTGGGGACTGTTGATTCATAAAGCACTACTTTTTGGAGACTGGAAAGAGTAATAGCTAAATTCAAGGCCCTGAACTTATGCATTATTTGGCACATAGAGAGCTAGCCTTATGGAGTTTTTTGGTTGACATATCTTGTATGATAGCAAATAGCTATTGTTCTGGATGGATGGTTTGGGCACTAAGTAAACTATAATAAATGCAGGCCATCCGTAAACACAAGTTTGTCGACATATTAGATGATCCTGGCTCTGCTGATTTGAGTGCCTATGTTGATTTTGCTTCAATCAAGCACTCTGCTGAGGAAGCTTCAGGTCTGCACTGGCGTTATTAACTCGTGGCTATAGTTTTTGTTGGCAACATTACCAGTTCTTACATGAGATTATCTCATAACATGTGCAGATGACATCTCAGTCCATGGGCCAATGACTCAATCCCAGTTCTTGGGTTCTCTTGAAATCAACTTCAGGGTAGAAGCTCTCCTGCAGAATTGCACCGAGGAGCAGGCCGAATCATTGCGAACGGGCTACTGGCGACTAGTTGGAGACGGGGAAGCCCCATTCTGGGAAGGCCCTGAGGACCAGACACCAATTGGAATGGGCACCAGGTACTTGACCATGGCCATTGTCAACAAAAAGCAGGGCACGCCCATTCCATTCGAATGAAAACTCAGGCACAGCTTTCCTCTTCCCCCACAAGTGACAAATAAGCGTACCGTGTTGTAACTCCTGTCCTATAGGCTATAGCATTGTTGAGGGATTTTGATGATCAAACCAGGCAAGGACATTTTTTGCTCTGCTTTCTCCTATACACGCAAAAACATGGCCTCATGACAATGTACGCTACTTTCTTTTGTGAGGTAATGAAGATGTGTTGTACCTACTCGCCCGAAGCCATTCATAACTGTGTTGACATTTTGCCATTACAATGTTTCCTCTCTTGTCAAAATGTGCCTCTGTATGTCAGCGTCTGCTGTCATTCAAAATGTGAGCAGCCTTGAGAAAGAAGCGTGTCGTGTCGTGCATCTGTTGGCCTGCAGAGTCAGCCTGTTTAGATGGTAATTAGACACTCGGTACTCCACTACATGATGATGGCCTCTGTTTCGGAGCTTTGCTGCTGCCTTTTTCCCGGCTGGTCTCCAAGGGGACAATATATTAGCATTGACCCTTTTACCCGTGCAACGCGGCAGCTTAGCTTACCTTGTACGATCATTTGATTCGAGTAAAGCATTTGGCGTGCGTCAATGCATACATATCAACTATCAAGCAAGTAAGCTACCCGTTCAAGTCATATGGTCAAAAATGCATATACTAAATTGAATGCGTTTCAAAGTATGCCAATTTCCAGTCAATTAAGTATTTATCCGATACCAACTACGCAAACTCTTTGACATCATGGTACCAAAGCCACCGTAAAACGAAACAACAAAGGAAAAATACTGGTATCGTAGACTTCGATTGGAAAACTGGAAAGTCTATCTGCCGTCTATTACCGACGAATCACTCAATGGCCAGCCGGTAATACATGCAGGTGTCGGAATGAATCCGTCAACAATACATGGAGCCTGTCCTGTCCTGTCGTCGGTAAGATGGGAAGAGACGCAGCAATTATTTGACAAAATGCAGATGAAAACGGAGGAGGGGAAAAGGGACCAGAAAACGGCCTGAAACCGTCCAAGGCCGGAAAGAAAGAGCATCAACCGAACCATCTCACTGGAATGTTATTCTATGCTGAACGTCATGACTTGGGTGAAGCATTGTTCTTAGTTGTTCGCCTAAGCAAACCCACGTGTGATGCTGTGGCCCCACGAGGAAACTGCTGCATTCTTTCCTTTcgcttgctttgctttgctttcacATCCACGAGAAGACTAATGATAATTGATGACATTAATTACTGCAAAGATGACGCCATCAGTGACCATTTGCTATCCGGAGTAGGGATACCTACGTACTACCTCTGTCCTAAAAAAATACAACTATAAGTGGTTCATATTTGATCAGTTTTTTTAATAATATTCAAAGTTATGTCTttcaattaatttattataaaaatacatttcataattaacccgatggtatttatttggtattataaacatggatatttttttatctataattggttaaACCTAAGATACTAAAATAtgacactgtgctagaattgcattcttttagggACGGAGGTTGTACAAGCGAATTCGCCCGTGAACTCACGTGTTTACCACTTATTTAGTCAATAGATTCACGGGCTAGCACGCTCTGTATATACTATTGTAAAACATACAGACTCTATTctagaagaaaaggagaagatggAATCCTAATAGTAGT includes:
- the LOC136458436 gene encoding uncharacterized protein isoform X2; amino-acid sequence: MLRGSAALLRRFAPHVSGGGCGNTTHRRLPPPIASFLHVRFLSAPTTSSSPSSSSSAFGHDEEAEDRELPEISNGDAGASLSISVDRSGLYNPPEHSHEPSSDSELVKHIKSIIKFRSGPISIAEYMEEVLTNPQSGFYINRDVFGESGDFITSPEVSQMFGEMIGVWAMCLLEQMGKPAKVNLIELGPGRGTLLADLLRASAKFVDFTKALSINLVECSPTLQKIQYNTLKCEDEPVDDGKRTVSKLCGAPVCWHASLEQVPSGSPTIIIAHEFYDALPIHQFQKASRGWCEKMVDLAEDSSFRFVLSPHPTPSLIYLAKRCGWASSEELEKIEHIEVCPKAMELTEQIADRISSDGGGALIIDYGKNGIVSDSLQAIRKHKFVDILDDPGSADLSAYVDFASIKHSAEEASDDISVHGPMTQSQFLGSLEINFRVEALLQNCTEEQAESLRTGYWRLVGDGEAPFWEGPEDQTPIGMGTRYLTMAIVNKKQGTPIPFE
- the LOC136458436 gene encoding uncharacterized protein isoform X1 — translated: MLRGSAALLRRFAPHVSGGGCGNTTHRRLPPPIASFLHVRFLSAPTTSSSPSSSSSAFGHDEEAEDRELPEISNGDAGASLSISVDRSGLYNPPEHSHEPSSDSELVKHIKSIIKFRSGPISIAEYMEEVLTNPQSGFYINRDVFGESGDFITSPEVSQMFGEMIGVWAMCLLEQMGKPAKVNLIELGPGRGTLLADLLRASAKFVDFTKALSINLVECSPTLQKIQYNTLKCEDEPVDDGKRTVSKLCGAPVCWHASLEQVPSGSPTIIIAHEFYDALPIHQFQKASRGWCEKMVDLAEDSSRFRFVLSPHPTPSLIYLAKRCGWASSEELEKIEHIEVCPKAMELTEQIADRISSDGGGALIIDYGKNGIVSDSLQAIRKHKFVDILDDPGSADLSAYVDFASIKHSAEEASDDISVHGPMTQSQFLGSLEINFRVEALLQNCTEEQAESLRTGYWRLVGDGEAPFWEGPEDQTPIGMGTRYLTMAIVNKKQGTPIPFE